The following are encoded together in the Triticum dicoccoides isolate Atlit2015 ecotype Zavitan chromosome 6B, WEW_v2.0, whole genome shotgun sequence genome:
- the LOC119326252 gene encoding auxin response factor 8-like → MITFADLTEPAPGAERRVDRQLWLACAGGMCTVPPVGCTVYYFPQGHAEHALGLDAGADLSAARVPALVPCRVAAVRYVADTDTDEVFARIRLAPLGATDADGDIHDDAAAAADDEQEKPASFSKTLTQSDANNGGGFSVPRYCAETIFPRLDYAADPPVQTVIAKDVHGTAWKFRHIYRGTPRRHLLTTGWSAFVNQKKLVAGDSIVFLRGDGGDLHVGIRRAKRGFCGAEEGSLSLTGWGRYSGPMRGNASPCTRGKVRAEDVVEAARLAGSGQPFEVVYFPRASTPEFCVRAAAVRAAMRVQWCPGMRFKMAFETEDSSRISWFMGTVAGVQVAHPTRWPQSPWRLLQVTWDEPDLLQNVKRVSPWLVEIVSSMPAMHLASFSPPRKKSRIPAYPEFPFEGQLLNPSFPPNPMAHGHRRHYHHTDSYHPSFSPFPDCSAPSGIQGARHSQFGPFLSDLHLTHLQSRLMYPGLRCHDHVSPAPIPSRITTDLTIGSSPARNGVSTTLPASAKRPNDAKPPGLVLFGQTILTEQQMSRGDLAGVSSAAATGNSSLNWNTDKAGNASQGSGSTVVQNSGSTDNTSPERPRRFGDNSHVSELGLKPGQCKVFVESDTVGRNLDCSAMSSFEELYGRLSETFCIEGAELRSRVLYRGADGEVKHAGDEPFSEFIKSARRLTVLTDAGSNNTAS, encoded by the exons ATGATCACGTTCGCGGACCTGACGGAGCCGGCGCCGGGCGCCGAGCGGCGCGTTGACCGGCAGCTGTGGCTGGCGTGCGCCGGCGGCATGTGCACCGTGCCGCCGGTGGGCTGCACCGTCTACTACTTCCCGCAAGGCCACGCCGAGCACGCGCTTGGCCTCGACGCCGGGGCCGATCTCTCCGCGGCGCGCGTCCCAGCGCTCGTGCCCTGCCGCGTCGCCGCCGTGCGGTACGTGGCCGACACGGACACCGACGAGGTCTTCGCCAGGATCCGCCTCGCCCCACTTGGCGCCACGGACGCGGATGGCGATATCCATGACGATGCCGCGGCGGCGGCTGATGACGAGCAGGAGAAGCCGGCGTCGTTCTCAAAGACTCTGACGCAGTCCGACGCCAACAACGGCGGGGGTTTCTCGGTGCCGAGGTACTGCGCTGAGACCATCTTCCCGCGGCTGGACTACGCCGCCGACCCGCCCGTGCAGACCGTCATCGCCAAGGACGTGCACGGGACTGCGTGGAAGTTCCGCCACATCTACCGGGGCACCCCGCGGCGGCATCTGCTCACCACGGGCTGGAGCGCGTTCGTGAACCAGAAGAAGCTCGTGGCCGGCGACTCCATCGTGTTCCTGCGCGGCGACGGCGGGGACCTCCACGTGGGCATCCGGCGCGCCAAGCGTGGGTTCTGCGGTGCCGAGGAGGGATCCTTGTCTTTGACCGGTTGGGGCCGCTATTCGGGTCCGATGCGAGGCAATGCGAGCCCGTGCACCCGGGGCAAGGTGCGCGCTGAGGACGTGGTCGAGGCGGCGAGGCTGGCGGGCAGTGGACAGCCGTTCGAGGTCGTGTACTTCCCACGCGCCAGCACACCGGAGTTCTGCGTGCGCGCCGCAGCAGTGCGAGCGGCGATGCGGGTTCAGTGGTGCCCCGGGATGCGGTTCAAGATGGCATTCGAGACCGAGGATTCGTCCCGCATCAGCTGGTTCATGGGCACCGTCGCCGGCGTCCAGGTCGCCCACCCCACCCGCTGGCCGCAGTCGCCGTGGAGGCTTCTTCAG GTGACGTGGGACGAGCCGGACCTCCTCCAGAATGTGAAGCGGGTCAGCCCGTGGCTGGTCGAGATCGTGTCGAGCATGCCGGCTATGCACCTCGCCTCCTTCTCGCCGCCGCGCAAGAAGTCCCGTATTCCGGCTTACCCGGAGTTCCCCTTCGAGGGTCAGCTCCTAAACCCGTCGTTCCCCCCAAACCCAATGGCGCACGGCCATCGGCGCCATTATCATCACACCGACAGCTACCATCCGTCCTTCTCCCCCTTCCCGGATTGTAGTGCTCCTTCAGGCATACAGGGAGCCAGGCATTCGCAATTTGGTCCATTTTTATCGGATCTCCACCTTACCCACCTGCAGTCAAGACTCATGTATCCGGGGCTTCGCTGCCACGATCATGTCAGTCCTGCACCAATCCCGTCAAGAATCACCACTGACCTGACCATCGGGAGCTCACCGGCGCGCAACGGCGTCTCAACCACTCTGCCTGCCAGCGCCAAGAGGCCCAACGACGCCAAGCCGCCGGGGCTAGTGCTCTTCGGACAAACCATACTAACGGAGCAGCAGATGAGCCGTGGCGACTTGGCAGGCGTGAGCTCAGCCGCGGCCACCGGGAACAGCTCGCTCAACTGGAACACCGACAAAGCGGGCAATGCATCGCAGGGCTCGGGCTCTACTGTCGTTCAGAACAGTGGCTCGACTGATAACACATCGCCGGAGAGACCGCGGCGGTTTGGAGACAATAGCCACGTCTCCGAGCTCGGGTTGAAGCCCGGGCAATGCAAGGTGTTCGTCGAGTCAGATACCGTCGGCCGGAATCTCGATTGCTCGGCGATGAGCTCGTTCGAGGAGCTCTATGGCCGCCTGTCCGAGACGTTCTGCATTGAGGGTGCGGAGCTGAGGAGCCGTGTGCTCTACCGTGGCGCCGACGGTGAAGTGAAGCACGCCGGTGACGAGCCTTTCAG CGAGTTTATCAAGTCGGCACGGAGGCTTACCGTACTGACAGATGCTGGGAGCAACAACACGGCGAGCTAG